The Paenibacillus macerans genome includes a window with the following:
- a CDS encoding ABC transporter substrate-binding protein, whose product MRKKHLLASVLALALSLPALTACGNGGGSGSGSGSESSGNSGNGTAAEAKDTITALLPPVSGNFQSNFAQMEKDFNALYPNLTLKIEPASWEDMTQKLDTQVNAGSPPDIAFIGSDGISKYVQQEMLMDITDTVTQDMIDDYDPVPLEYMKKGEGLYGFPAYMEVHALGGNRQFLEEAGIDWKNVQQNGWTYDEFREAIKKGTVKEGGAAKRYGFVFATAGVTGKDYLSILVKNAGMKSAFTEDLKYAYTSKNFLEVLKAIRQMIDDGSMPKELSSVDAGKRWNMFLTGQTMITGKGLATFENSAKQNNEKLKANDGSAVAGSIPVDYIVLPVPSFLGEEAVSSTVVDGYVTFRGKKEPTPEHKANVVKAAYFLASGKVAATTNNDLFAAPITKSAREAAKSMTIDRNPDNEAAVQTLLLHAAPARPDIPVELGAGAIKIEDAVIVPKLQALLAGEITPEEMHEAVKNEAVKTFGEDGVAID is encoded by the coding sequence ATGAGAAAAAAGCATCTGCTGGCGTCCGTATTGGCTTTAGCGCTGTCGTTGCCGGCATTAACCGCATGCGGTAACGGCGGCGGCTCAGGTAGCGGAAGCGGCTCCGAAAGTTCCGGCAATTCGGGGAACGGGACGGCTGCGGAAGCGAAGGATACGATCACTGCGCTCCTTCCGCCGGTTTCCGGCAATTTTCAAAGCAATTTTGCGCAAATGGAAAAAGATTTCAATGCTCTGTATCCGAATTTGACCTTAAAAATTGAACCGGCCAGTTGGGAAGACATGACGCAAAAGCTTGATACGCAGGTCAATGCCGGCAGTCCCCCGGACATCGCTTTTATCGGTTCCGACGGGATCTCCAAATACGTACAGCAGGAGATGCTGATGGACATTACGGATACGGTTACGCAGGACATGATCGACGATTATGATCCCGTGCCGCTCGAATATATGAAAAAGGGCGAGGGACTTTACGGGTTCCCCGCCTATATGGAAGTGCACGCGCTCGGCGGCAACAGGCAGTTTCTTGAGGAGGCCGGCATCGACTGGAAAAACGTGCAGCAAAACGGCTGGACGTACGACGAGTTCCGCGAAGCGATCAAAAAAGGAACCGTCAAGGAAGGCGGCGCGGCGAAACGCTACGGCTTCGTGTTCGCGACCGCCGGCGTCACCGGGAAGGATTACCTCAGCATTTTGGTCAAAAACGCCGGGATGAAGAGCGCCTTTACGGAAGACTTGAAATACGCTTACACGAGCAAAAACTTCCTGGAAGTGCTGAAGGCGATCCGGCAGATGATCGATGACGGTTCGATGCCGAAAGAACTGAGTTCCGTTGACGCCGGCAAACGCTGGAATATGTTCCTGACCGGGCAGACGATGATCACCGGCAAAGGGCTGGCCACGTTCGAAAACTCGGCGAAGCAAAACAACGAGAAGCTCAAAGCGAACGACGGCAGCGCGGTCGCCGGCAGCATTCCGGTGGATTATATCGTGCTTCCGGTGCCGAGCTTCCTCGGCGAAGAAGCGGTATCCAGCACGGTCGTCGACGGCTACGTCACCTTCCGCGGCAAAAAGGAGCCGACCCCGGAACATAAAGCGAACGTAGTTAAAGCGGCTTATTTCCTTGCCAGCGGGAAAGTGGCGGCCACCACGAACAACGATCTGTTCGCCGCGCCTATTACCAAGAGCGCCAGAGAGGCGGCCAAAAGCATGACGATCGACCGTAATCCGGACAATGAAGCGGCCGTGCAAACGCTGCTGTTGCATGCCGCGCCGGCCCGCCCGGATATTCCGGTCGAGCTGGGCGCTGGGGCCATCAAAATCGAGGACGCCGTGATCGTTCCGAAACTGCAGGCTTTGTTGGCCGGCGAGATTACCCCGGAGGAGATGCACGAGGCCGTCAAGAACGAAGCGGTCAAAACGTTTGGCGAAGACGGGGTTGCCATCGATTAG
- a CDS encoding MurR/RpiR family transcriptional regulator has protein sequence MAINDNILIKIRDMKEHLTPVERMVAEYIMANLEEIPHLSIKSLAKLSKTSDASVLRFCKTMGYNGYRSFIVSISAALGSMDDEEKDQYTDIQPGDDLFTIIANISRNNMKSIEDTLSVLDRGEVARAVQALRESERIVFFGIGASGLVCRDGEQKFSRINKMCHSYTDGHSQLMAATLLGRGDAAIFVSNSGNTAEILETLEIARKNQATTIAITKYNKSELADKADILLGISTPEVTIRSGAMGSRIAMLTVIDMLFAGVASADYAIVKKYLTKTHNVLAGKHRR, from the coding sequence ATGGCGATCAACGACAATATTCTAATTAAGATCAGGGATATGAAGGAGCATCTGACCCCGGTGGAACGCATGGTGGCCGAATACATCATGGCCAATTTGGAGGAAATTCCCCATCTCTCGATCAAAAGTCTGGCCAAGCTCAGCAAGACCAGCGACGCTTCGGTGCTCCGTTTTTGCAAAACGATGGGCTACAACGGGTATCGCAGCTTTATCGTCAGCATTTCCGCGGCGCTGGGCTCGATGGACGACGAAGAGAAGGATCAATATACGGACATTCAGCCGGGGGACGATCTCTTCACGATCATCGCCAACATTTCGCGCAACAATATGAAGTCGATTGAAGATACGTTAAGCGTGCTCGACCGCGGCGAGGTTGCCAGAGCCGTTCAGGCGCTCCGGGAGAGCGAACGCATCGTGTTTTTCGGCATCGGCGCTTCCGGCCTGGTATGCCGGGACGGGGAGCAGAAATTTTCGCGCATCAACAAAATGTGCCACTCCTATACCGACGGGCACAGCCAGCTGATGGCCGCTACGCTGCTCGGTAGGGGGGATGCCGCCATCTTCGTCTCCAATTCGGGCAATACGGCGGAGATTTTGGAGACGCTGGAGATCGCCCGCAAGAACCAAGCGACAACGATCGCCATTACCAAATACAATAAAAGCGAGCTCGCGGACAAAGCCGACATCCTGCTCGGCATCTCCACGCCGGAGGTGACGATTCGCAGCGGGGCCATGGGCTCGAGAATCGCCATGCTGACGGTCATTGATATGCTGTTCGCCGGTGTAGCCAGCGCGGACTATGCCATCGTCAAGAAATATCTGACCAAGACGCATAACGTTTTGGCCGGCAAGCACCGCAGATAA
- a CDS encoding nitroreductase family protein, which translates to MISSKTIRERRTIRNFNVSPVSRELVESLLNQAAGLYETDGAPRWRCIYIGTPESRRHLAETMLAKAKESRFGKLIPSKMLDILSRRVADIPGHLIVMAESGADERESDENFAAACGVMQNFQLLGWERGLGMLWDTDPLFQSELFFKEIGLREGERFAGILHMGYFDKAPRARKRTPAEQKWTALLGGAPHERGLQPPISEQNVLELLNDAVWAPNDRLREPWRFIFATGGMNEAHAQTVVPRTMPARLLVVVKEESDPHKREEDFAAACCLVQNFQLLAKAKNWGVRRTRPEWIYDLERCRSFGVKAQERIAAVLELGIAERTPQAASATAPVEIRFELPG; encoded by the coding sequence ATGATTTCTTCGAAAACGATCCGGGAGCGCAGAACGATCCGGAATTTCAATGTTTCTCCGGTATCCCGGGAACTTGTGGAGTCCCTATTAAACCAGGCAGCGGGTCTGTATGAAACCGATGGAGCTCCGCGGTGGCGCTGCATTTACATCGGAACGCCGGAGTCGCGCCGGCATTTGGCGGAGACCATGCTGGCCAAGGCGAAAGAGAGCAGGTTCGGCAAGCTGATTCCTTCCAAAATGCTGGATATCCTGAGCAGGAGGGTGGCGGATATCCCGGGGCACCTGATCGTAATGGCGGAATCCGGAGCCGATGAGCGGGAAAGCGACGAAAATTTCGCGGCCGCCTGCGGCGTCATGCAAAACTTTCAATTGCTGGGCTGGGAGCGCGGTTTGGGCATGTTATGGGATACGGACCCGCTATTTCAAAGCGAACTGTTTTTTAAGGAAATAGGGTTGCGGGAAGGGGAAAGATTCGCAGGCATTTTACATATGGGTTATTTCGATAAGGCTCCAAGAGCCCGGAAAAGAACGCCGGCGGAGCAGAAGTGGACTGCCCTTCTTGGCGGCGCGCCTCATGAGAGGGGGCTGCAACCCCCGATTTCCGAACAAAACGTACTGGAATTGCTGAACGATGCCGTTTGGGCGCCGAATGACCGGTTAAGAGAGCCTTGGCGGTTTATTTTTGCGACCGGCGGTATGAATGAGGCCCATGCACAAACGGTCGTTCCGCGCACAATGCCGGCCCGCCTGCTCGTCGTGGTGAAAGAAGAGTCGGACCCGCACAAACGGGAAGAGGATTTTGCCGCGGCGTGCTGTCTGGTGCAGAACTTTCAACTGCTGGCCAAAGCAAAAAATTGGGGCGTACGCCGAACCAGGCCCGAGTGGATCTACGATCTGGAGCGGTGCCGGAGCTTTGGCGTCAAGGCGCAGGAGCGGATTGCGGCGGTGCTGGAGCTGGGAATAGCGGAAAGGACGCCGCAAGCTGCATCCGCCACTGCTCCCGTAGAGATCCGGTTTGAATTGCCGGGATAA
- a CDS encoding L,D-transpeptidase family protein, giving the protein MKNKTLFIREAILTWLLGFTGACHAGPAGADPALPIIKEEGIYSLEIYPREHRLIVKIQGHKYKTYPVAVGNPSTPTPVGEYLVTYKGKNWGPAFGPRWLGLNVPWGYYGIHGTNRPDSIGRHLSHGCIRMRNRDVLELYDLVPVGTKVTIYGHLLGDISENPRDLAESDVGGDVQLIQSRLKSAGYFQGVCNGRFRADTTAALKRFQRDHRLIQNGVVSRKVYEALGLWE; this is encoded by the coding sequence ATGAAAAATAAAACATTGTTCATCCGGGAGGCAATTTTAACGTGGCTGCTTGGATTTACGGGAGCTTGCCATGCCGGGCCCGCCGGGGCCGATCCCGCGCTTCCCATCATCAAGGAGGAGGGGATCTATTCGCTCGAGATATATCCCCGGGAGCATCGGTTAATCGTCAAAATCCAAGGCCACAAATATAAAACTTACCCCGTTGCTGTAGGTAATCCGTCTACCCCGACGCCTGTCGGCGAATACCTGGTGACGTATAAAGGCAAAAATTGGGGTCCGGCATTCGGCCCGAGGTGGCTCGGGCTTAACGTTCCTTGGGGATACTACGGAATCCATGGCACGAACCGACCCGACTCCATCGGCCGCCACCTCAGCCACGGCTGTATCCGGATGCGCAATAGAGACGTGCTCGAGCTTTACGATCTAGTCCCGGTCGGGACCAAGGTTACCATATACGGCCATCTTCTCGGAGATATCTCGGAAAATCCGCGGGATTTGGCGGAAAGCGACGTGGGGGGAGACGTGCAGTTGATTCAATCCCGCTTGAAAAGCGCCGGCTATTTCCAAGGGGTGTGCAACGGCCGGTTTCGCGCCGATACAACGGCGGCCTTGAAACGGTTCCAGCGGGATCATCGCTTGATACAAAACGGCGTTGTTTCCAGGAAGGTTTACGAAGCTTTGGGGCTGTGGGAATAA
- a CDS encoding HD-GYP domain-containing protein yields the protein MRIHVMELLEGDRLRTDVFNRAGLHVLPKGTSIRTEEIALLIRQSIDYVDIELRDNEASESERIRDNFDFTLKGFQSIFLEALTTGKFNQSLVDQHLEPMLEVLDRNKDVVSLLIAFAEDDVNVYNHSLQVGLLSYYIATWLGYSAEECHEISKAGYLHDIGKSRIRQSLRNREHELEGEELEELQRHTSYGYEIILNSTGEEKTALVALQHHEREDGSGYPQGLGKAEIHPYAEIVAVADVFVGMTEPNGSYSRQDLLTVLRKTYELGFGKLNEKAVQALTRHLLPNFIGKKARLSNGETVTIVWNNPADIFKPLVRIDEERFRDLSKERKIELEQVFI from the coding sequence TTGAGAATCCACGTTATGGAGCTTCTGGAAGGAGACCGGCTCAGAACGGATGTGTTTAACCGGGCCGGACTGCATGTTCTTCCCAAAGGAACGAGCATTCGCACCGAGGAAATCGCGCTTCTGATCCGCCAAAGCATCGACTATGTCGATATCGAGCTGCGGGACAACGAAGCGTCCGAGTCCGAGCGGATCAGGGACAATTTCGATTTTACGCTGAAAGGCTTCCAATCGATATTCCTGGAGGCGCTGACGACGGGCAAGTTCAACCAATCGCTTGTCGATCAGCACTTGGAGCCGATGCTCGAGGTGCTTGACCGCAATAAAGATGTCGTTTCGCTGCTTATCGCTTTTGCCGAAGACGATGTCAATGTCTATAACCACTCTTTACAGGTGGGGCTATTATCCTATTACATAGCAACCTGGCTCGGTTATTCCGCCGAAGAATGCCACGAGATCAGCAAAGCGGGGTATTTGCACGATATCGGCAAAAGCCGGATCAGGCAGTCGCTCCGCAACCGCGAGCACGAACTGGAGGGTGAAGAGCTGGAGGAATTGCAGCGCCACACGTCCTACGGCTATGAAATTATCCTGAATTCGACGGGCGAAGAGAAGACGGCTTTGGTGGCGCTTCAGCATCATGAGCGGGAAGACGGCTCGGGTTATCCGCAAGGCCTTGGCAAAGCGGAAATTCATCCGTACGCGGAAATCGTCGCCGTGGCCGACGTGTTCGTCGGGATGACGGAGCCGAACGGAAGCTATTCGCGGCAAGATCTTCTGACCGTGCTGCGCAAAACTTACGAGCTTGGTTTCGGCAAGCTGAACGAAAAAGCGGTGCAGGCGTTGACCCGCCATCTGCTTCCTAATTTCATCGGCAAGAAAGCCCGGCTGAGCAACGGGGAAACGGTCACGATCGTATGGAACAATCCGGCGGATATTTTCAAGCCGCTGGTCCGGATCGATGAGGAGCGTTTCCGCGATTTATCGAAAGAACGGAAGATCGAGCTGGAGCAGGTCTTTATTTAA
- a CDS encoding Ger(x)C family spore germination C-terminal domain-containing protein codes for MPRRRRERLALMNPAQHAGIEGKAAERLTAMMKGTREKVQLEYKSYVIGLGTYLKREYPAAWKKFQNDWDRGGDYFSQADIELEARVKVRIFGSTIETK; via the coding sequence ATGCCGAGGAGACGCAGGGAACGGCTTGCTTTAATGAACCCGGCCCAGCATGCCGGGATCGAAGGGAAAGCAGCCGAGCGGTTGACCGCCATGATGAAGGGAACGCGGGAAAAAGTCCAGCTCGAATATAAGTCCTACGTCATCGGTCTTGGGACCTATTTAAAGCGGGAGTATCCCGCGGCGTGGAAAAAGTTCCAAAACGATTGGGACCGGGGGGGGGATTACTTTTCACAGGCCGATATCGAGCTGGAAGCACGGGTCAAAGTGCGGATTTTTGGTTCGACGATCGAGACGAAATAG
- a CDS encoding spore germination protein, producing the protein MPFWRKFLRTLHAGNGKSAGNSRTEQSPPEAKGMASSRSLAVRLAWLKEELKDCSDIIYREFVISTGQRCALIYVRGMIAQDTAQHYIVRSLQRESAQLKDRNIYQFLFEDEGLTVSQTSVIHDLNQGINAVMDAGALLLIDGDARMLTFSISSYPTRAIEETPNESVIRGPREAFIEDLEKNLTLLRRRIKHKNFKTQAVTTGRYTQTDIVLAYVEGLCKPELVKEVQRRLSYLKMDGVMSSSYVEECIEDNPYSPFPQVQYTERPDVVSAALLEGRIAILVNGSPMVLMAPVTFPMLLQSAEDYYQRYVAANWIRWIRYFFVLVSLLLPSLYIAITTFHPEMIPAQLLIAVASSREIVPFPALLEAFAMELAFEALREASIRIPKSIGQAVSIIGALIIGTAAVQAGIASAAMVIIVSLTGIASFIIPHFDLGLAFRLLRFPIMILASLFGLYGIACGMILIYIHLVNLRSFGVPYMSSIAPLVTEDLGDTLLRVPWWRMYKRPVQIAEQETRQKNNARGWEKEKSELE; encoded by the coding sequence ATGCCGTTTTGGAGAAAATTCCTGCGCACGCTTCACGCCGGGAACGGCAAATCCGCCGGAAATTCGAGGACGGAGCAAAGCCCGCCTGAGGCAAAGGGGATGGCTTCATCCCGCAGTCTTGCGGTCCGGCTCGCCTGGCTTAAGGAAGAGCTGAAAGACTGCTCGGATATTATTTACCGCGAGTTCGTGATCAGCACCGGCCAACGCTGCGCGCTCATCTACGTCCGCGGCATGATCGCCCAGGACACGGCGCAGCACTACATTGTCAGAAGCCTGCAGCGGGAATCCGCGCAATTGAAAGACAGGAACATCTATCAATTCCTGTTCGAGGACGAAGGCCTCACCGTTTCCCAAACCAGTGTGATCCATGACCTGAACCAAGGCATAAATGCGGTAATGGACGCCGGGGCTTTGCTTTTGATCGATGGAGACGCGCGGATGCTGACCTTCTCCATTTCGTCATATCCGACCCGCGCTATTGAGGAGACGCCCAATGAATCGGTCATCCGCGGACCAAGGGAAGCATTCATTGAGGATCTGGAGAAAAATCTGACTTTGCTGCGCAGACGGATCAAACACAAAAATTTCAAAACGCAGGCCGTCACTACGGGGCGGTACACGCAAACCGATATCGTGCTTGCTTATGTTGAAGGTTTATGCAAACCCGAATTGGTCAAAGAAGTGCAGCGGCGCCTGTCGTATCTCAAAATGGACGGCGTGATGAGCTCTTCCTATGTGGAGGAGTGCATTGAAGACAATCCTTATTCTCCCTTCCCGCAAGTGCAATACACGGAGAGGCCCGACGTCGTCAGCGCCGCGCTGCTCGAAGGCCGGATCGCGATTCTTGTAAACGGGTCGCCCATGGTGCTGATGGCCCCGGTCACGTTCCCGATGCTGCTGCAATCGGCCGAAGACTATTACCAACGGTATGTGGCGGCCAACTGGATACGCTGGATCCGTTATTTTTTCGTACTCGTGTCTTTGCTGCTTCCGTCGCTTTATATTGCCATTACGACGTTCCATCCGGAGATGATCCCGGCCCAGCTGTTGATTGCCGTCGCCTCCTCCCGGGAAATCGTCCCCTTCCCGGCGCTGCTCGAAGCTTTTGCCATGGAGCTGGCCTTTGAAGCGCTGCGCGAGGCTTCAATCCGGATCCCGAAATCGATCGGGCAAGCCGTATCCATCATCGGGGCGCTGATCATCGGCACCGCCGCCGTGCAAGCAGGCATCGCCTCCGCGGCCATGGTCATTATCGTATCTCTTACCGGCATCGCTTCCTTCATCATTCCGCACTTTGATCTGGGGCTCGCTTTCCGGCTGCTAAGGTTCCCCATCATGATCCTGGCTTCGTTGTTCGGGCTCTACGGCATCGCTTGCGGAATGATCCTGATCTATATCCATTTGGTGAACCTGCGGTCCTTCGGCGTTCCTTACATGTCGTCCATCGCACCGCTGGTGACCGAAGATCTGGGCGATACGCTCCTCAGGGTGCCCTGGTGGAGAATGTACAAGCGGCCTGTTCAAATCGCGGAGCAAGAAACCCGGCAAAAAAACAATGCCCGCGGCTGGGAAAAGGAAAAAAGTGAACTGGAGTGA
- a CDS encoding Ger(x)C family spore germination protein, whose protein sequence is MRRAICTAALAVLLFTGVGGCWSSQELNNRAFANAVLIDLTEDGEIELSIGFPLPNRMIPAQAGGSGQPQGSPYTFVTKRASNISQALRLIQVDLSRNISFGQTRSIIVGRRLAEQGLDRVVEFVFRQPSFRLSANLFVTPNKVTEITRIPLAFERVIGDILRKYINNHFTLDTTVKDYKLALYQGGDILIPLLTFGQQPEIAVEDPKKDRWMGTGGAAIFSGGKMAKTVLSVKDLRGALWISSQLSTTTITIASPSDGKEISCFIEGIKTSIKPNVKNGKVAFQITSSAKAFVQTSLSEIDLKDPAVIQQLENILQKDVEERLKKVLDKTRKARSDAFLFSQYLDWRYPKIWKSMRPQWKHYYAEELPIEVKVKILLNRTGGVYRSVVQETHI, encoded by the coding sequence ATGCGCAGAGCAATATGCACCGCCGCGCTGGCGGTCCTTCTTTTTACAGGCGTTGGCGGCTGTTGGTCTTCCCAGGAGCTGAACAATCGCGCGTTTGCGAATGCCGTTCTCATCGATTTGACCGAAGACGGAGAAATCGAACTGTCCATCGGGTTTCCGCTGCCCAACCGCATGATCCCGGCGCAAGCCGGCGGCTCGGGACAACCCCAAGGCAGTCCGTACACTTTTGTCACCAAACGGGCAAGCAATATCAGCCAAGCTTTGCGGTTGATTCAGGTCGATCTTTCGAGAAATATTTCCTTCGGTCAAACGCGTTCCATCATCGTCGGCAGGAGACTAGCGGAGCAAGGACTCGACAGGGTCGTGGAGTTCGTTTTCCGCCAGCCCTCCTTTCGCCTGAGCGCCAACCTGTTCGTAACGCCCAATAAAGTAACGGAGATTACCAGAATTCCGTTGGCGTTTGAAAGAGTCATCGGCGATATATTGCGAAAATACATCAACAACCACTTCACTTTGGATACGACGGTCAAGGACTATAAGCTCGCTTTGTACCAGGGCGGCGACATTCTTATTCCTTTGCTGACTTTCGGGCAGCAGCCCGAGATCGCCGTGGAGGATCCTAAAAAAGACCGCTGGATGGGTACGGGGGGCGCAGCGATTTTCAGCGGCGGAAAAATGGCAAAAACGGTGCTTTCCGTAAAAGATTTAAGAGGCGCCCTTTGGATCAGCTCACAGCTCAGTACGACCACCATCACCATCGCTTCCCCAAGCGACGGCAAAGAAATCAGCTGCTTCATCGAAGGGATCAAAACAAGCATCAAGCCCAACGTCAAAAACGGGAAAGTCGCTTTTCAAATTACAAGCAGCGCGAAAGCTTTCGTGCAGACCTCCTTGTCGGAAATCGATTTGAAGGACCCGGCCGTTATTCAGCAGTTGGAAAACATTTTACAAAAAGATGTGGAAGAACGCTTGAAAAAGGTGCTCGACAAAACGCGTAAAGCCCGTTCCGATGCGTTTCTGTTTAGCCAATATCTCGATTGGAGATACCCGAAAATATGGAAAAGCATGCGGCCGCAGTGGAAACATTACTATGCGGAAGAACTGCCTATCGAGGTTAAAGTCAAAATCCTGCTGAACCGCACCGGCGGCGTTTACCGTTCGGTGGTTCAAGAAACCCATATATAG